Genomic window (Prosthecochloris aestuarii DSM 271):
ACCTCTCCCTGTTCGGGACCATTGCTTCGGTTATCGGCAAGAACACAACCGACAACCAGAGGCTGAACACCATTCCTCCGCTGAACGGCTCGGCTGGCATCCGCTGGGAAGACCGGCTGAACGCCAGGTCGGACTGGTGGATCGAATTCGAAACCGAACTGTTCGACGACCAGGACAACCCGGCTCCGAACGAAGATCAAACGCCGGGCTATGCGCTCTTCAATGTCAAGGGCGGCATCCGCTACAATGAGAACGTCGTGCTCTCGCTCGCAGTGGATAACCTGTTCGACCGGACGTACCGCAGTCACCTGAACTACGCGGATTTCCTTTACGAACCGGGCATCAACGTCAAAACAGCCCTGCAGATAAGCCTGTAACAACTCCATCGCGGTGGGGATCAAACCCCGATCCCCACCGCGATTCACCATTCACTATTCACTATTCACCATTCACCATTCACCATTCACCATTCACCACCAACACGTATGACCAGAAACAGTCTGATAGTATCCGGGTGCATACTGCTGCTTCTGGTGGCTGCGGTGTTTTCTCTTCAGAACGGGCGATACCCGGTTTCAGGTACCCAGTTGCTGTCACTGCTGCTGGACGGCCGCTGTGAGGATCCTCACCTGCATACCGTCATCTACAACATCAGACTGCCGCGGATCATTGCCGCCATTACGGTAGGCGGAGCGCTCTCACTTGCAGGCGCCGCATACCAGGGCATGTTCCGCAACCCCATGGTCAGCCCCGACATTCTCGGCGTCAGCTCAGGGGCAGGGTTCGGGGCGGCACTGGCGATCCTGCTCTCTCTGCCAGTCGCGGGGGTCCAGGCATCGGCATTTGCCGGTGGCATTCTTGCTGTCATACTGGCGATCTCCATCAGCCGGAGTATCGGGCGGCACCATAACGCAATCCTCGTACTGGTCCTGTCGGGCATTATCATCTCGGCATTGTTCAGCGCCCTGATTTCACTGGCGAAATTCTCGGCTGACCCGGAAAACAGGCTGCCCGCCATCACCTTCTGGCTGATGGGAAGCCTTGCCGATATCAGGCTGCCGGAACTCCCCGCCGTGCTTGCGCTTGTCGCGGCCGGCAGCCTGCCGATCCTGCTCTCAGGCTGGCGGCTGAACGTACTGTCCTTCGGAGAAGATGAAGCAAAAGCACTGGGCATCCATACCTCACGAGTACGCATGATTGTCATCGGCTGCGCCACCCTCGTCACGGCTAGCGTTATCGCCCTCTCCGGCCTCATCGGCTGGATCGGGCTTGTCATGCCGCATGCAGCGCGCATGATAAGCGGCCCGGATCACCGGATCCAGCTGCCGGTCTCCTTTCTTCTCGGAGGCCTTGCCCTGCTGGTGTTCGACAATATCGCGCGAAGCGTCATTTCCTCTGAAATCCCGATCGGCATCATTACCGCTCTTGCAGGGGCTCCGTTTTTTATCCTCCTGCTCAAACTGACCTCCAGGAAAACATGGTAATGCCTCCACAGCTGAAGATCGAACTGCGCAACGCGGATCTCGGGTACCGGAAAGAATCCCCCCTGCTGCAGGGCATTGACCTCACACTCACATCGGATGATACGGTGTGTGTGCTCGGCCAGAACGGCACAGGAAAAACCACCCTGTTCAAAACCCTTCTTGGCTTTCTTCCTCCGCTGTCAGGCGGCCTGACACTGAACGGCAAACCCCTTGAAGAGTACCAGCCCAGAGAACTTGCACGGCATATCGCATATGTACCCCAGGCTCATCATACTCCGTTCCCCTACACGGTGAGCCAGGTGGTACTGTTCGGCAGGACGGCACACATGGGTTTTTTCGGCACCCCGCAGAAAAAGGACCGCACTGCGGTGGAACGCATTCTCGACATGCTCGACATCAGGCACCTTGCCAGAAGGTCCTACACCGAGCTCAGCGGAGGGGAACGGCAAATGGTGATCATTGCGCGGGCACTTGCACAGGAGGCTCGGCTCCTTATTCTCGACGAACCTGCCTCGAGCCTCGACTATGGCAACCAGGTTCGGCTGCTCGACAAGATCAGGCTGCTCAAAGAACAGCACACCGGGATTCTCATGGCGACCCACCAGCCCGACCAGGCATTTCTGCTCGATGCCCAGGTCCTGATGCTCACGGAAAAACACCTCCTTCGCTATGATGACCCGTCGCATGCCCTGCAGCCCCGGCTCCTGAAAAAAATTTACGGGGTGGATATCCAGGTTATTGATACCGCCCTTGCCGGCAACGGCCCGTCGAAAGTCTGCAGGCCGGTCATCACCTCTTGGCAACAAACCTCAAACGACCAGACACCATGAAAACGTTTCTCACTCCCCTGGCTGCAATGCTGCTGCTGTTGACGATATCCTCCTGCTCACCTCCGGCCCCATCCGGGAGTAAGGATGCCCGCACCATCACCGACATGGCCAAGAGGAGCATGACCGTTCCGAAGACCATCACGAAGGTCTACGTCAACCGCCCGGGAAGCATCCTCCTGTACGCCATCGATCCGGAGCTGATCGTCAACCGCTCGTTCAATTTCACGCCCGAAGCCGCCCGATTTCTTTCGGAAGACTACCTGGCGCTGCCCCATACCGAGGGATCAGCCGAGGAAATCCTGAAGCTCGCTCCTGACCTTATCCTCACGTTTTTCGACATCAATGCCGGCTCGATCGACGAGGCGGACAAGCTCGCCGAAAAAACCGGCATCCCGGTCTATCTCGCCTCACTGACCCTTGAGGACTACCCGGAGGTATTCAGGCGCCTGGGCAGGCTGCTCGACCGCGAGGAGCAGACGAACCGCATGCAGGATTTTATCGACAAGCACGTGGACCCGGTCCTCGAGCAGGCGCAGAGCATCGACAAACAGGACAGGATGAGCGTCTACTACGCAGAAGGAGACCGCGGGCTGCATACCGATCCTGCAGGATCGCTGCACAGCAGGCTGATCACGATGACCGGAGGCATCAACGCCGCCGACATCGACGCGGTCAGCCGGAAAGGGCTGAGCGAGGTCTCGATGGAGCAGCTACTCATGTGGGATCCGGATATCGTCCTGGTCTGGGCCGGACTTGGAAAAATCACACCGACCATGGCACATATCCAGAACGACCCGATCTGGTCACGTCTCCGGGCAGCACGAAACGGCCGGATCTACCAGATCCCCTACCTGCCTTATGGCTGGTTCGACCGTCCGGCAAGCATCAACCGGCTGCTCGGCATTCCGTGGCTGGCTGACCTGCTCTACCCTGATGTCTACGACATCGACATCGACGCGGTTGTCGCAGAGTACTTCAAAACCTTCTACCACGACGAACTGAGCAGCGAAGAGGCTCAAGCACTGCTGAACCCATGAACAAAGGAGGTCGGAGAGACGGTTGACGAACGACAGGGTCGACGGAGACAAGCAGTCGCTCGTCGAACCCTTCACACATCACGGCACCCGTGCTCGTCACAGAGAATACAGCCATCCTGCATGGTCATGAGCACGAATTCGAGGCCTCCTGAAGGGAACCGGTTACGACAGACCCTGCGGCACGACTCTGCCAGTGCCCGGTACAACGGTTCCGAAGAGCTGAACGGTACAATATCGACAAGTGAACGCACCAGTTCAAGGGCTTTCGCCTCCAAAGCTACATCTTCTGCGTAACCGGTCTTGCGTACCAGATGCTCGATGAACTGCGGATTGAGGCCGACCGTCCTGCTGGAGAGATCGAGTTCACCCTGTGCGAGCTTGGTGGCCTTGGCGAGCATCACCCCGACGGTCAGGTTGCGGAAACCCCCGTCATGCTGAATCATGTCGAGGGTGCTGCCGACCCTGTTACCATAGTGAATAAAGGCCGTTTCAGGAAGATCGGGATACATCCTCCGGAGAAGCTTTTCGCTTCTCGCACCTGCGCACGCCACGAGGTGCGTGCTTCCGCTGTGACGGGCGACCCTGATCGTACGGGCGATGCTTTCGAGATATGCTTCTTCGCTGTAGGGAATGACCCGTCCGCTGGTACCGATGATCGAAATGCCGCCTTTGACTCCCACGCGCGCGTTCAGGGTTTTACGGGCAACCTCTTCACCTCCGGGAACGGACACCGTCACCTGTACCCCGCAACGGAGACCGTAACGATCGAGCAGACCACCGAGCGCCTCCCGGATCATCGATCGCGGGACGGGGTTGATCGCCGGACCTCCCACATCGATGCCAAGACCGGGCAGGGTAACCATCCCGACCCCCTCCCCCCGGCAGAACTCGATATGGCCTTCCGGCTCATCATCGAGCAGTGCAACCCTGCAGCAGACCAAAAGCCCGTTCGTCACGTCGGGGTCGTCCCCCGCATCTTTTCTCACACAGCAGGATGCCCCCGCTGCATCGCGACGTCCCGCTTCAGGGCTGAACTCTGCAGAGCCGCCATCCGGAAGGGTGATGGATACCCGTTCGGGCATCTGACCATCCAGCAGCAGGTGCAGCGCCGCCCGGGCAGCCGCTGTTGCACACGAACCGGTGGTATAGCCCTGCCGCAGTTCGCCCTTCTGCGCAGTCATGCCCGAAGAGATGCTTGTTGAAGCAATCCCCCAAGCTCGCGAAGGCTCCTGACAACCTGCAACGCAGCCGGCAGGGAGGGACGCCTGACCAGCACGATGGGAATACCCAGTGATGATGCCGCGGCTATTTTTTCCGGGAGAAACCCGCTCACCCCGCTCTCCTTCGTCAGCAGGCAGTCAATGCCGTAAGCCATGAGGCAGTGGCGTTCCTCTTCGGCTGTTCCGGGCGGGTTCATCATGATAAGATGACCGGCAGGGAACCCTTTCTTCTGTGCCGTGAGCGCAGAGCGAGCGGAAAAAAGAACCCTGAGCTTCATCTCGCGCCGTTTCCAGTATGGCCTGAGCG
Coding sequences:
- a CDS encoding FecCD family ABC transporter permease; protein product: MTRNSLIVSGCILLLLVAAVFSLQNGRYPVSGTQLLSLLLDGRCEDPHLHTVIYNIRLPRIIAAITVGGALSLAGAAYQGMFRNPMVSPDILGVSSGAGFGAALAILLSLPVAGVQASAFAGGILAVILAISISRSIGRHHNAILVLVLSGIIISALFSALISLAKFSADPENRLPAITFWLMGSLADIRLPELPAVLALVAAGSLPILLSGWRLNVLSFGEDEAKALGIHTSRVRMIVIGCATLVTASVIALSGLIGWIGLVMPHAARMISGPDHRIQLPVSFLLGGLALLVFDNIARSVISSEIPIGIITALAGAPFFILLLKLTSRKTW
- a CDS encoding ABC transporter ATP-binding protein, with protein sequence MPPQLKIELRNADLGYRKESPLLQGIDLTLTSDDTVCVLGQNGTGKTTLFKTLLGFLPPLSGGLTLNGKPLEEYQPRELARHIAYVPQAHHTPFPYTVSQVVLFGRTAHMGFFGTPQKKDRTAVERILDMLDIRHLARRSYTELSGGERQMVIIARALAQEARLLILDEPASSLDYGNQVRLLDKIRLLKEQHTGILMATHQPDQAFLLDAQVLMLTEKHLLRYDDPSHALQPRLLKKIYGVDIQVIDTALAGNGPSKVCRPVITSWQQTSNDQTP
- a CDS encoding ABC transporter substrate-binding protein; translation: MKTFLTPLAAMLLLLTISSCSPPAPSGSKDARTITDMAKRSMTVPKTITKVYVNRPGSILLYAIDPELIVNRSFNFTPEAARFLSEDYLALPHTEGSAEEILKLAPDLILTFFDINAGSIDEADKLAEKTGIPVYLASLTLEDYPEVFRRLGRLLDREEQTNRMQDFIDKHVDPVLEQAQSIDKQDRMSVYYAEGDRGLHTDPAGSLHSRLITMTGGINAADIDAVSRKGLSEVSMEQLLMWDPDIVLVWAGLGKITPTMAHIQNDPIWSRLRAARNGRIYQIPYLPYGWFDRPASINRLLGIPWLADLLYPDVYDIDIDAVVAEYFKTFYHDELSSEEAQALLNP
- a CDS encoding cobalt-precorrin-5B (C(1))-methyltransferase; protein product: MTAQKGELRQGYTTGSCATAAARAALHLLLDGQMPERVSITLPDGGSAEFSPEAGRRDAAGASCCVRKDAGDDPDVTNGLLVCCRVALLDDEPEGHIEFCRGEGVGMVTLPGLGIDVGGPAINPVPRSMIREALGGLLDRYGLRCGVQVTVSVPGGEEVARKTLNARVGVKGGISIIGTSGRVIPYSEEAYLESIARTIRVARHSGSTHLVACAGARSEKLLRRMYPDLPETAFIHYGNRVGSTLDMIQHDGGFRNLTVGVMLAKATKLAQGELDLSSRTVGLNPQFIEHLVRKTGYAEDVALEAKALELVRSLVDIVPFSSSEPLYRALAESCRRVCRNRFPSGGLEFVLMTMQDGCILCDEHGCRDV